A portion of the Archocentrus centrarchus isolate MPI-CPG fArcCen1 chromosome 19, fArcCen1, whole genome shotgun sequence genome contains these proteins:
- the psme3 gene encoding proteasome activator complex subunit 3: MSSLLKVDSEIKSKVGAFRERITAEAEDLVANFFPKKLLELDQFLKDPSINITELKEIHSEINLAVPDPILFSNLHDGLEAQNAKKRKLEDGSGDDMVTGTKVFVMPGGMMKSNANLVDLIEKVKPEIRTLIEKCNTVKMWVQLLIPRIEDGNNFGVSIQEETVAELRTVEGEAASYLDQISRYYITRAKLVSKIAKYPHVEDYRRTVTEIDEKEYISLKIIVSELRNQYVTLHDMILKNIEKIKRPRSSNTDALY; this comes from the exons ATGTCTTCACTCCTCAAGGTGGACAGTGAAATTAAATCCAAG gtCGGTGCTTTCAGGGAACGTATCACCGCAGAA GCAGAGGATCTAGTCGCCAATTTTTTCCCAAAGAAGTTACTGGAGCTTGACCAATTCCTCAAG GATCCGAGCATAAACATCACTGAACTGAAGGAGATTCACTCAGAGATAAACTTGGcagtgccagatcccatcttaTTCTCAAACCTCCACGACGGACTAGAAGCG CAAAATGCCAAAAAGAGAAAGCTGGAGGATGGAAGTGGTGATGACATGG TGACCGGCACCAAGGTCTTCGTCATGCCGGGTGGGATGATGAAGAGCAATGCAAACCTCGTTGATCTTATTGAAAAGGTCAAGCCAGAGATCAGGACACTCATAGAAAAATGTAACACA GTTAAAATGTGGGTTCAGCTCCTCATCCCCAGAATAGAGGATGGCAACAACTTTGGGGTGTCAATCCAGGAGGAGACAGTAGCTGAACTCAGAACAGTTGAAGGGGAGGCTGCATCTTACCTCGACCAGATATCCAG ATACTACATCACAAGGGCAAAGCTGGTTTCTAAAATAGCAAAATATCCACATGTG GAGGACTATCGGCGCACAGTAACCGAGATCGACGAGAAGGAATACATCAGTCTGAAAATCATAGTTTCGGAGCTCAGAAATCAATAC GTGACGTTACACGACATGATCCTGAAGAACATCGAGAAGATCAAGAGGCCTCGAAGCAGTAATACTGACGCTTTGTACTGA
- the g6pc1a.1 gene encoding glucose-6-phosphatase a, catalytic subunit, tandem duplicate 1 — MDLLHSWGVELAVYLQTRYSRYEGLFDLASTVADLHTTFFWLFPIWFHLRRDTALRLIWVAVIGDWLNLVLKWVLFGERPYWWVHETKFYRAGPVPSLQQFPITCETGPGSPSGHAMGAAGVWYVMVTALLSIAKEKQCPPLLYKFLQTGLWMLMAMVELVVCMSRVYMAAHFPHQVIAGVITGVLVAEVVSKKNWIYSASMKKYFLITLFLTSFAVGFYVLLKALGVDLLWTMEKAQKWCIRPEWVHLDSAPFASLLRNMGTLFGLGLGLHSPLLSGSKKKSASASFRIGCIVVSLFLLQLLDGWTFSPENHMTFYSLSFGKNVVALLIPTTLVPWALSKIYPVKTEGKNL; from the exons ATGGATCTTCTCCACAGCTGGGGCGTTGAGCTGGCGGTCTACCTGCAGACCAGATACAGCAGATACGAGGGTTTGTTCGATCTGGCGTCCACAGTGGCAGATCTGCACACCACGTTCTTCTGGTTATTCCCGATCTGGTTCCACCTGCGGAGGGACACAGCGCTCAGGCTCATCTGGGTGGCTGTCATTGGAGACTGGCTCAACTTGGTCCTGAAATG GGTTCTTTTTGGGGAGAGACCCTACTGGTGGGTTCACGAGACCAAGTTTTACAGAGCAGGACCGGTCCCGTCGCTCCAGCAGTTCCCCATCACATGTGAGACTGGACCAG GAAGCCCTTCAGGTCATGCTATGGGTGCAGCTGGTGTCTGGTATGTGATGGTAACAGCACTGCTCTCtattgcaaaagaaaaacagtgccCCCCTTTGCTGTACAA ATTTTTGCAGACGGGCCTGTGGATGCTGATGGCCATGGTTGAGCTGGTGGTATGCATGTCCAGGGTTTACATGGCTGCTCACTTCCCACACCAGGTTATTGCAGGAGTCATTACAG GTGTACTGGTAGCTGAGGTTGTCTCCAAGAAGAACTGGATCTACAGCGCCAGCATGAAGAAGTACTTCCTCATAACCCTCTTCCTGACCTCTTTTGCTGTTGGCTTCTACGTCCTGCTCAAAGCTCTGGGTGTGGACCTGCTGTGGACCATGGAGAAAGCCCAGAAGTGGTGCATCAGGCCAGAGTGGGTCCACCTGGACTCTGCTCCCTTCGCCAGCCTCCTGCGCAACATGGGCACCCTGTTTggcctgggtctgggcctgcaCTCACCGCTCCTCAGTGGCTCCAAGAAGAAGAGCGCGAGTGCCAGTTTCAGGATCGGATGCATTGTTGTCTCTCTATTCCTGCTTCAACTGTTAGATGGGTGGACATTTTCCCCTGAAAACCATATGACTTTCTATTCCCTTTCCTTTGGTAAGAATGTAGTCGCACTTTTGATCCCAACCACTCTGGTGCCTTGGGCTCTCAGCAAGATTTATCCTGTAAAGACAGAAGGCAAAAACCTATAG
- the g6pc1a.2 gene encoding glucose-6-phosphatase catalytic subunit 1 — MFSAVMDALQGFGVSSTHYLQTNYKDAQGLFLWVSWAADLRNTFFIFFPLWFHLRASVGIKLIWVAVIGDWLNLVFKWILFGERPYWWVHETAYYTNAVPPHIEQYPMTCETGPGSPSGHAMGAAGVYYTLVTSILAVMTSKKQGSKKSTDSQWYLKALLWTLFCGVQVCVCLSRVFIAAHFPHQVIAGVITGMIVAEAFNRTQWIYSASMKKYFYTTLFLTSFAVGFYVLLKALGVDLLWTLEKAQKWCIRPEWVHLDTTPFASLLRNMGTLFGLGLGLHSPLYTETKKSSSPLVKAGCIISSLLLLHLFDSFKPPTHTAALFYLLSFCKSATVPLVTVSLIPYCVNRSLSQDSKKGV, encoded by the exons ATGTTCAGCGCTGTAATGGACGCCCTGCAGGGTTTTGGGGTAAGCAGCACCCACTACCTGCAGACCAACTATAAAGATGCCCAGGGCTTGTTTCTCTGGGTCTCCTGGGCAGCTGATCTGAGGAACACCTTCTTCATCTTTTTCCCTCTTTGGTTCCACCTGCGGGCTTCAGTGGGGATCAAGCTGATCTGGGTGGCTGTGATTGGAGACTGGCTGAATTTAGTGTTCAAATG GATTCTGTTTGGAGAGAGGCCATACTGGTGGGTCCACGAGACAGCCTACTACACAAACGCTGTTCCTCCTCACATCGAGCAGTACCCAATGACCTGTGAGACCGGACCAG GCAGCCCCTCTGGCCATGCTATGGGAGCTGCGGGAGTCTACTACACCCTGGTGACCTCGATCCTCGCCGTCATGACCAGCAAAAAACAAGGCAGCAAGAAATCCACAGACAGTCAGTG GTATCTGAAGGCTCTTCTGTGGACGCTGTTCTGTGGAGTccaggtgtgtgtatgtctctCCAGAGTCTTCATTGCTGCCCACTTCCCACACCAGGTCATCGCTGGTGTTATCACAG GTATGATTGTGGCTGAGGCCTTCAACAGAACTCAGTGGATCTACAGCGCCAGCATGAAGAAGTACTTCTACACAACCCTCTTCCTGACCTCCTTTGCTGTTGGCTTCTACGTCCTGCTCAAAGCTCTGGGTGTGGACCTGCTGTGGACCCTGGAGAAAGCCCAAAAGTGGTGCATCAGGCCGGAGTGGGTCCACTTGGACACAACGCCCTTCGCCAGCCTCCTGCGCAACATGGGCACCCTGTTTggcctgggtctgggcctgcaCTCCCCCCTCTACACCGAAACCAAAAAGAGCAGCAGCCCATTAGTGAAAGCCGGGTGCATcatcagctcactgctcctgctgcacctgtttGACTCCTTCAAGCCTCCCACGCACACTGCCGCCCTCTTCTACCTGCTGTCCTTCTGTAAGAGCGCCACCGTGCCACTGGTCACTGTCAGCCTCATCCCGTACTGCGTGAACCGATCTCTGAGCCAGGACAGCAAAAAGGGAGTGTGA